A single region of the Eriocheir sinensis breed Jianghai 21 unplaced genomic scaffold, ASM2467909v1 Scaffold221, whole genome shotgun sequence genome encodes:
- the LOC126990912 gene encoding zinc finger MYM-type protein 1-like: MKRHQLSGAKKRKLTKENKQKTDTLIKKLPKLTSFMKASPGTSSVPNEENISQSQNVTKEETVHMSTDSEKGASEISETDSTVADQSFTDDYNASVKFRDKSDESVQAVNNNRKPDPGGWGEFSSDDTSYWIEKGPVDCQHHDSSFEKSRRTFNNEKQTRYCSNKIFSTKIPNGEVSSREWLLYSPSKGSVFCFVCKLFGSSTSTVFAEQGFSDWRNPVMVEHHEKSSGHRDCMLKYLIRRQGRGLTQKLEEQIKTERDYWHHVLQRAIAVIRTLSERGLAFRGKNEKFGSPDNGNYMGLLELIAEFDPFLASHITKYGNAGSGITSYLSKTTCDEIISLMSSRVLSAIVNEANTAGYFSLSVDSTPDLSHTDQLSIILRYVSPLDGKPVERFLSFLVLENHTGEQLANQVLHFLKNVCKIDFSKCRGQSYDNAANMTGRYKGMQQKILEENKYAAFIPCAAHSLNLVGRSAVDSCLNAVNFFSTVQLVYTFFSSSTHRWSVLKSHLKGNTVTKSLSSTRWEAHYFATSAILKSYSCILEALENIMDDSSQKGETIRDAGAISDKMQELEFTLMLVLWNEILGHFHAVSKTLQNPSLNLNVCADLYTTLSSQLREIRDQFDKFETMAKKLLPEVNYKDISARKRKRKIQKNDGNAPEAELNAREKFKIFTFNVIIDALEMQMSSRGMVYKQVAERFSFLNDMNLSDSQYQTSSEKLAETYPEDLCPTMTTEVKQFHTYLRAKSEKPDYTHAQLYEIIVNDGIQAVFPNTAIALRIFLSMMVTNCSAERSFSLLKRIKNPYRTTMTQERLDSLALLSIELILLDSFLLRIS; the protein is encoded by the coding sequence ATGAAGCGCCATCAGCTCAGTGGAGCTAAAAAACGCAAgctaacaaaagaaaataagcagAAAACTGATACTCTGATCAAGAAACTTCCAAAATTGACCAGTTTTATGAAAGCAAGTCCGGGTACATCTAGTGTTCCTAATGAAGAAAATATCAGTCAATCGCAAAATGTGACCAAAGAAGAGACGGTTCATATGTCTACTGACAGTGAGAAAGGGGCTTCAGAGATTTCAGAAACTGATTCAACTGTAGCTGACCAGTCATTTACTGATGATTACAATGCTTCTGTAAAGTTTAGAGACAAATCAGATGAAAGTGTCCAAGCTGTGAATAATAACAGAAAACCAGATCCTGGAGGTTGGGGAGAATTCAGTAGTGATGATACAAGCTACTGGATTGAAAAAGGACCAGTAGACTGTCAGCACCATGACTCGTCATTCGAAAAATCTAGGCGGACTTTCAATAATGAAAAACAGACAAGGTACTGCTCAAATAAAATATTTTCTACAAAAATACCAAATGGTGAAGTAAGTTCAAGAGAGTGGTTGCTGTATTCTCCCTCAAAAGGCTCTGTCTTCTGCTTTGTATGCAAGTTGTTCGGCTCAAGTACTTCAACTGTATTTGCTGAGCAAGGTTTCAGTGACTGGCGTAATCCTGTTATGGTTGAACATCATGAAAAAAGCTCTGGCCACAGGGACTGTATGCTCAAATACTTAATCAGGAGACAAGGGCGTGGTCTGACACAAAAGCTTGAAGAGCAAATAAAGACGGAGCGTGATTATTGGCATCATGTTCTACAGCGTGCCATTGCAGTCATAAGAACACTATCTGAACGTGGGCTTGCTttcagaggaaaaaatgaaaaatttggCTCCCCTGATAATGGAAACTACATGGGGCTGTTAGAACTTATTGCAGAGTTTGATCCATTTTTAGCAAGTCATATTACTAAATATGGGAATGCAGGAAGTGGAATTACGTCATATTTGTCTAAGACTACATGTGATGAAATAATCAGCCTCATGAGTAGTAGAGTTCTTTCAGCTATCGTGAATGAAGCAAACACTGCAGGTTACTTTAGCCTCTCCGTTGATTCCACACCAGACCTATCACACACTGACCAACTCAGTATTATCCTGAGATATGTCTCACCGCTTGATGGAAAACCAGTTGAAAGATTTTTGTCATTTCTTGTGTTAGAAAATCACACTGGCGAACAGTTGGCAAACCAGGTtttgcattttttaaaaaatgtttGCAAGATAGATTTTTCAAAGTGTAGAGGCCAATCATATGACAATGCAGCTAACATGACGGGCCGCTACAAAGGTATGCAACAAAAAATTCTTGAGGAAAACAAATATGCTGCATTTATTCCTTGTGCAGCTCATTCTCTCAACTTGGTTGGACGTAGTGCTGTCGACAGCTGCTTGAATGCAGTTAACTTTTTCTCAACTGTTCAGTTAGTATATACTTTCTTTTCTAGCTCTACCCATCGATGGTCAGTCCTTAAATCTCACTTAAAAGGCAACACGGTGACAAAATCTTTATCATCTACTCGCTGGGAAGCCCATTACTTTGCAACCAGTGCCATTTTAAAGTCATATTCTTGCATTCTTGAGGCTTTGGAAAACATCATGGATGACAGTTCTCAGAAGGGGGAGACAATTCGAGATGCTGGAGCTATATCAGACAAAATGCAAGAACTTGAATTCACATTGATGTTAGTGTTATGGAATGAGATTTTAGGGCATTTTCATGCTGTTAGTAAAACTCTACAAAACCCATCTCTAAACTTGAATGTATGTGCAGATCTTTACACTACATTATCTAGTCAGCTGCGTGAAATCAGGGATCAGTTTGACAAATTTGAAACCATGGCTAAGAAACTTCTTCCAGAAGTCAATTACAAAGATATAAGTGCccgcaaaagaaaaagaaagattcaGAAAAATGATGGAAATGCTCCAGAGGCAGAGCTAAATGCTAGAGAAAAATTTAAAATTTTCACATTTAATGTAATAATAGATGCTTTAGAGATGCAAATGAGTAGTAGGGGAATGGTTTATAAACAAGTTGCAGAACGATTTTCTTTTCTAAATGACATGAACTTATCAGATTCACAATACCAGACAAGCTCAGAAAAGTTGGCGGAAACATATCCAGAAGACCTATGTCCAACAATGACAACAGAAGTAAAACAGTTTCACACTTACCTCCGTGCTAAAAGTGAGAAACCTGACTACACCCATGCTCAGTTGTATGAAATAATAGTAAACGATGGAATTCAGGCTGTATTTCCTAACACTGCCATAGCACTAAGAATATTTCTCTCAATGATGGTAACTAACTGTTCTGCTGAACGTTCATTTTCACTGCTCAAAAGGATCAAGAACCCTTATCGAACAACCATGACCCAGGAGAGACTAGATTCTTTAGCATTACTCAGTATTGAACTGATTTTGTTAGACAGCTTTCTTTTGAGGATATCATAA